The Pseudobdellovibrionaceae bacterium genome contains a region encoding:
- the gspE gene encoding type II secretion system ATPase GspE, with translation MAATDITNILAKATSLNMEQVKTLLAHPTANGGMTLGEALGGREHANVDELISDLCREMSLEFMKDIPVNDIPVDLVRDIPINYAKQHSVLPFREEQDQIIVLTANPLNYRSLDDLRVMYGKKIKPVISPQVKIQDAINRVYEKSTSNLAGLDEIEAEDYDLDDPIVDLLEAGDDDAPVIKLVNSLLFRAVKEKASDIHVEPYEKDMAVRFRIDGVMFDIFKPPKKLQNSITSRLKVMATMNIAEKRLPQDGRIPLKVGGKDIDIRVNSVPTAFGERIVMRLQDRSNVVLELEQLGFAEDMLKGMYDLIGRSYGILLVTGPTGSGKSTTLYASLSKINSPDQNILTIEDPVEQRIHGIGQVQVNSKIGLTFASGLRAFLRQDPDVIMVGEIRDQETAELAIQASLTGHLVLSTIHTNDSAGAFPRLMDIGAEPFLIATSIMGVVAQRLVRILCPHCKLRYEPSAFELSTLGIAPEVAKNANICRPIGCDKCNQKGYIGRTNIAELLIVDDEIRSMIMQRKDGASIRKVSIAKGMKTFRDHGIQKVLTGTVSIEELMTNTQLDL, from the coding sequence ATGGCGGCGACCGACATCACGAACATTCTGGCGAAGGCGACAAGCCTGAACATGGAACAGGTCAAGACCCTGCTCGCGCACCCCACGGCGAACGGTGGCATGACCCTCGGCGAAGCGCTCGGTGGTCGCGAGCACGCGAACGTCGACGAGCTGATCTCGGATCTGTGCCGCGAGATGAGCCTGGAGTTCATGAAGGACATCCCGGTCAACGACATCCCCGTGGATCTGGTGCGCGACATCCCGATCAACTACGCGAAACAACATTCGGTCCTTCCCTTCCGCGAGGAACAGGATCAGATCATCGTCTTGACGGCGAATCCTTTGAACTACCGCTCGCTGGACGATCTGCGCGTGATGTACGGGAAAAAGATCAAACCCGTGATCTCGCCCCAAGTGAAAATCCAAGACGCGATCAACCGCGTGTACGAGAAGTCGACCTCGAACCTGGCCGGCCTCGACGAAATCGAAGCCGAGGACTACGATCTGGACGATCCGATCGTGGATCTGCTCGAGGCGGGCGACGACGATGCCCCCGTCATCAAGCTCGTGAACTCGCTGCTCTTCCGCGCGGTGAAAGAAAAAGCCTCCGATATCCACGTCGAGCCTTACGAAAAAGACATGGCCGTGCGCTTCCGGATCGACGGGGTCATGTTCGACATCTTCAAACCACCGAAGAAGCTGCAGAACTCGATCACTTCGCGCCTGAAGGTCATGGCGACCATGAACATCGCCGAAAAACGCCTGCCCCAGGACGGCCGCATTCCGCTGAAGGTCGGCGGGAAAGACATCGATATCCGGGTCAACTCGGTGCCCACCGCGTTCGGTGAACGCATCGTCATGCGTCTGCAGGACCGATCGAACGTCGTCCTGGAGCTCGAACAATTGGGCTTCGCCGAAGACATGCTGAAAGGCATGTACGACCTGATCGGTCGCAGCTACGGCATTTTGCTGGTCACGGGACCGACCGGTTCGGGAAAGTCGACGACGCTTTACGCTTCGCTTTCGAAAATCAATTCCCCCGACCAGAACATCCTGACCATCGAAGATCCCGTCGAGCAACGCATCCACGGGATCGGCCAGGTGCAGGTGAACTCGAAAATCGGTCTGACCTTCGCGTCGGGACTCCGCGCCTTCCTTCGTCAGGATCCCGACGTCATCATGGTCGGAGAGATTCGTGACCAGGAAACCGCCGAACTCGCGATCCAAGCTTCGCTGACGGGTCACTTGGTTTTGTCCACGATCCACACCAACGACTCGGCCGGCGCCTTCCCCCGTCTGATGGACATCGGGGCTGAGCCCTTCCTGATCGCAACCTCGATCATGGGGGTCGTCGCGCAACGTCTGGTGCGGATTCTGTGTCCGCATTGCAAACTGCGCTACGAACCTTCGGCGTTCGAGCTTTCGACGCTGGGAATCGCTCCCGAGGTCGCGAAGAACGCGAACATCTGCCGCCCCATCGGCTGCGACAAATGCAACCAGAAGGGCTACATCGGCCGGACGAATATCGCCGAGCTTTTGATCGTCGACGACGAGATCCGCTCCATGATCATGCAGCGCAAAGACGGCGCCTCGATCCGCAAGGTCTCGATCGCGAAGGGGATGAAAACGTTCCGCGATCACGGCATTCAGAAAGTCCTGACCGGCACCGTCTCGATCGAAGAGCTGATGACCAATACCCAACTGGATTTGTAG
- a CDS encoding general secretion pathway protein GspC, with product MAIDSQTSTYSIQRRSRTSGFDIRKFLPWLLVLLFAYFAADLIIIKLRPYMLPNEAPPARGSRQNRAQLFDRTGLSTITSRNIFNEGAQIPPALVPAGQERATEDAAPVPSGLPLTLVGTLVHSNPEKSIATIEVKSKTVTVALRVGKDIPGIATLVRVERNKAIIRNLGNNRLEFIEIKQANKLAFNSAKPMTNTTSSEVKVTGQNRFEVNRADVLKYTSDMASVLQQAAMQPRRNANGEIECFKFLAIQPGSIYTQLGFQVGDCLKGVNGEKIDSPAKAMEMYNALKTSNNIKINVERDGRDQENDYTVK from the coding sequence GTGGCGATTGACAGCCAGACGAGTACGTACAGCATTCAAAGACGCTCGCGCACGTCCGGATTCGACATCCGTAAATTTCTGCCTTGGCTGCTCGTCTTGTTGTTCGCTTACTTCGCGGCCGACTTGATCATCATCAAACTGCGTCCCTACATGCTTCCCAATGAAGCGCCGCCCGCGCGGGGCTCGCGTCAGAACCGCGCGCAACTCTTCGACCGCACGGGACTTTCCACGATCACCTCGCGCAATATCTTTAACGAAGGCGCGCAGATCCCGCCCGCGCTGGTGCCCGCGGGTCAAGAGCGCGCGACCGAAGACGCGGCCCCCGTTCCGTCGGGACTGCCCTTGACCCTGGTCGGGACCCTGGTTCACTCCAACCCCGAAAAGTCGATCGCGACCATCGAGGTGAAGTCCAAAACGGTGACGGTCGCCTTGCGCGTGGGGAAAGACATTCCCGGCATCGCGACGCTCGTGCGCGTGGAGCGCAACAAAGCGATCATCCGGAATCTGGGCAACAACCGCCTGGAATTCATCGAGATCAAACAAGCGAACAAACTGGCGTTCAACTCGGCGAAGCCCATGACGAACACCACCAGCAGCGAAGTGAAAGTCACGGGACAGAATCGCTTCGAGGTCAACCGCGCGGACGTGCTGAAGTACACGAGCGACATGGCGTCGGTCCTCCAGCAGGCGGCGATGCAGCCGCGCCGGAATGCGAACGGCGAAATCGAATGTTTCAAATTTTTGGCGATCCAACCCGGCAGCATCTACACGCAGCTCGGCTTCCAAGTCGGCGACTGCTTGAAGGGCGTGAACGGAGAAAAGATCGACTCGCCCGCCAAGGCGATGGAAATGTACAACGCGCTCAAAACTTCGAACAACATCAAGATCAATGTTGAGCGCGACGGTCGGGACCAAGAAAACGACTATACGGTAAAATAA
- a CDS encoding cytochrome c, producing MWKRLGSFLLAVAFALPLQADDGSLLQIQSLYGANGWVPGQLLPFRVTGSAISQGKFRGVKITSETGADCRVMRDPFLPEIFLLKCADTDKLSVEFAFEMDGSVYRRSIGPIDVKVPDPNFIVDPNPTGPPITQVGRQLYSSHCVSCHNPPASKSRRSAATIKSAIQTNGQMMAIPSLSTLTADELNAIAAYLGTL from the coding sequence ATGTGGAAGCGCCTCGGAAGCTTTCTTTTGGCCGTCGCTTTCGCGCTACCGCTGCAAGCGGATGACGGAAGCCTGCTACAGATCCAAAGTCTGTACGGGGCCAACGGCTGGGTTCCGGGTCAACTTCTGCCCTTTCGTGTGACCGGATCCGCCATCAGCCAGGGAAAATTCCGCGGCGTCAAAATCACGTCGGAAACCGGCGCCGACTGCCGCGTGATGCGCGACCCCTTCCTTCCGGAAATCTTTCTGCTGAAGTGTGCGGATACGGACAAACTCAGCGTCGAATTCGCGTTCGAGATGGACGGTAGCGTTTACCGCCGCTCGATCGGCCCGATCGACGTGAAAGTTCCCGATCCGAACTTCATCGTCGATCCGAACCCCACGGGCCCGCCCATCACGCAGGTGGGCCGCCAGCTTTACTCGAGCCATTGCGTGAGCTGCCACAACCCGCCGGCGTCGAAAAGCCGTCGCAGCGCCGCCACGATCAAAAGCGCGATCCAAACGAACGGTCAGATGATGGCGATCCCGTCACTCTCCACGTTGACCGCGGATGAACTGAACGCCATCGCCGCGTACCTGGGGACCTTATGA
- a CDS encoding cob(I)yrinic acid a,c-diamide adenosyltransferase — MCPINSGGRVAKIYTRTGDGGKTRLVGGSQVAKSDARLEAYGDVDELNSVLGVCLALGRAHEGAVLLHRPAYTTFLEDLPRLQNHLFFIGSLLACEDDELRPKLPPLPTGAVKALEARIDEWTGHLAPLREFILPGGHLLASHLHVARTVCRRTERATARLLESLPPGAHAEEMIYLNRLSDYLFTAARFVNSCLGEVDQVWRKDVT; from the coding sequence ATTTGTCCCATCAATTCAGGAGGACGCGTGGCCAAGATCTACACCCGAACCGGCGATGGTGGAAAAACCCGATTGGTCGGCGGAAGTCAGGTCGCGAAATCCGACGCGCGCCTCGAGGCTTACGGGGACGTCGACGAGCTGAACTCGGTCCTGGGAGTTTGCCTGGCGCTCGGTCGCGCGCACGAGGGCGCGGTGCTTCTGCACCGTCCCGCCTACACGACGTTTCTGGAAGACCTCCCCCGCCTGCAGAATCATTTGTTTTTCATCGGCAGCCTTCTCGCCTGCGAAGACGACGAGCTGCGCCCGAAGCTGCCGCCGCTTCCCACAGGCGCGGTGAAAGCCCTCGAGGCCCGGATCGACGAGTGGACCGGTCACTTGGCGCCGCTCCGTGAGTTCATCCTGCCCGGCGGTCATCTGCTGGCGAGTCACCTGCACGTCGCGCGCACCGTCTGCCGCCGCACGGAACGCGCGACCGCGCGCCTGCTCGAAAGCCTGCCCCCCGGCGCGCACGCGGAAGAGATGATCTACCTCAATCGCCTGAGCGACTACCTGTTCACCGCCGCCCGTTTCGTCAATTCGTGCCTGGGCGAAGTCGATCAGGTGTGGCGGAAGGACGTGACGTGA
- the gspD gene encoding type II secretion system secretin GspD, which yields MAKHGRLWLAALVAATQAITPRASAQFDDLNDNFAPPPPPSFDEFAPPPPPPSGGGFDSSGSGSSGTGGAAGAPGDGSMNQAQKNKFAKAPIEDITAENFPETIDSFDFPNADIQDIVKAISELTGKNFIIDPGVRGKITIIAPSKISVAEAYKAFLSALAINGYAIVPSGNFLKIRTARNAQRDGIETYSGSYFPNADQMVTKIIHLKHISAEAVNRDLRILQSKDGEMSPYPPTNSLIISDYGSNIERIMRILNQLDVPGFEDQLEVIQVRYAKSKDMAELIMKIVNRGEQQQQRGGTFTAGVPRFGNTAARGASGNQGSAYFMVIPDERTNGLIVSGNKAGLERIRRLLQQLDRKIDAGEAGGVFVYYVKYGDATNIATTLSGIAKDAAPRPASGAAPAAPNVSPVSGVQTSTQEIFGGDVKITADKTTNSIVVIASKQDYEVVLSLLRKIDIQRDQVYVEAIIMEMSGNVVDDYKIGFFNFVGESGVKAGFNGIDGETLGSLLNPTGGSGVILPFGDPNSTVTITPITGGQAIKIPSLLGFINFLKTNKNGNVLSNPQILALDAQEASITVGDRVVVGTTLGPAVAGTAPAVVPQFEDANLELKVKPFISPEDQNIRMDLEASLKQPSQARTPSALQTTTQPLSTRKIKTNIMVRNGDTAVLGGLIKEDEQETITKVPLLGDIPILGWLFKSRNLNRGKTNLNIFLTPRIIRSSDDSRQLLGRKIEQRLDYIKQTGGRDTFGAQIDELTGVKATAPSNTSNQ from the coding sequence ATGGCAAAACATGGACGTTTATGGCTGGCGGCGCTCGTAGCGGCAACCCAGGCCATCACCCCCCGGGCGAGCGCCCAGTTCGACGATTTGAATGATAACTTCGCGCCGCCTCCGCCGCCGAGTTTCGACGAGTTCGCTCCGCCCCCGCCGCCGCCTTCCGGCGGTGGCTTCGACTCGTCCGGCTCGGGATCTTCGGGCACCGGCGGCGCCGCGGGCGCGCCCGGCGACGGATCGATGAACCAAGCGCAGAAAAACAAATTCGCGAAAGCCCCCATCGAGGACATCACCGCGGAGAACTTCCCGGAGACCATCGACAGCTTCGACTTTCCGAACGCGGACATCCAGGACATCGTGAAGGCGATCTCGGAATTGACCGGGAAGAACTTCATCATCGATCCCGGCGTGCGCGGCAAGATCACGATCATCGCGCCTTCGAAAATTTCCGTCGCGGAAGCCTACAAGGCGTTTCTTTCCGCGCTCGCGATCAACGGTTACGCGATCGTGCCCTCGGGGAACTTCCTGAAAATCCGCACGGCGCGAAACGCGCAACGTGACGGGATCGAAACCTATTCGGGCTCCTATTTCCCGAACGCGGATCAGATGGTGACCAAGATCATCCACTTGAAACACATCTCGGCCGAAGCGGTGAACCGCGACCTGCGGATCCTGCAATCGAAAGACGGCGAAATGTCGCCCTACCCGCCCACGAACTCGCTCATCATCTCGGATTACGGTTCGAACATCGAGCGCATCATGCGGATCCTCAATCAACTCGACGTCCCGGGCTTCGAGGACCAATTGGAAGTGATCCAGGTCCGCTACGCGAAGTCGAAAGACATGGCCGAGCTGATCATGAAGATCGTGAATCGCGGCGAACAACAGCAGCAACGTGGCGGCACCTTCACCGCGGGCGTCCCCCGTTTCGGCAACACCGCCGCGCGCGGAGCTTCGGGCAATCAAGGTTCGGCCTATTTCATGGTCATCCCCGATGAGCGCACGAACGGCCTGATCGTCAGCGGAAACAAAGCGGGTCTCGAGCGCATCCGTCGCCTTCTGCAACAGCTGGATCGCAAGATCGACGCGGGCGAAGCCGGCGGCGTTTTCGTGTACTACGTGAAGTACGGTGATGCGACCAATATCGCGACGACCCTCTCGGGCATCGCGAAGGACGCGGCCCCCCGCCCCGCTTCGGGCGCGGCCCCCGCGGCCCCGAACGTGTCCCCGGTTTCGGGCGTGCAGACCTCGACGCAAGAGATCTTCGGCGGCGACGTGAAGATCACGGCCGACAAAACGACGAACTCCATCGTCGTGATCGCATCGAAACAGGATTACGAAGTGGTGCTCTCGCTTCTGCGCAAGATCGACATCCAGCGCGATCAAGTCTACGTGGAGGCGATCATCATGGAGATGTCGGGTAACGTCGTTGACGACTACAAGATCGGCTTCTTCAACTTCGTCGGCGAATCGGGCGTGAAAGCCGGCTTCAACGGGATCGATGGCGAAACCCTGGGCTCGCTTTTGAACCCCACCGGCGGTTCGGGCGTGATCTTGCCCTTCGGCGATCCGAATTCGACCGTGACCATCACGCCGATCACCGGCGGTCAGGCGATCAAGATCCCGTCGCTTCTGGGTTTCATCAACTTCCTGAAGACGAACAAAAACGGGAACGTCCTTTCCAATCCGCAGATCCTGGCGCTCGATGCCCAAGAGGCGTCGATCACCGTCGGGGATCGCGTCGTCGTCGGAACGACGCTCGGCCCGGCCGTCGCCGGCACCGCGCCCGCCGTCGTCCCGCAGTTCGAAGACGCGAACCTGGAGCTGAAGGTGAAACCCTTCATCTCGCCCGAGGATCAGAACATCCGGATGGACCTGGAAGCGTCCCTGAAGCAGCCCTCGCAGGCCCGTACGCCCTCGGCGCTGCAGACGACGACCCAGCCGCTCTCGACCCGTAAGATCAAAACGAACATCATGGTTCGTAACGGTGACACGGCGGTCCTCGGCGGACTGATCAAAGAGGACGAACAGGAAACCATCACCAAGGTTCCCCTTCTCGGCGATATCCCGATCTTGGGCTGGCTGTTCAAGTCGCGGAACCTGAACCGCGGGAAGACGAACCTGAATATCTTCCTGACTCCCCGGATTATTCGCTCGTCCGACGACAGCCGCCAGCTTCTGGGCCGCAAAATCGAACAGCGCCTGGACTACATCAAGCAGACCGGCGGCCGCGACACCTTCGGCGCCCAGATCGACGAGCTCACCGGAGTGAAAGCGACCGCTCCGTCGAATACTTCGAATCAGTAA
- a CDS encoding N-formylglutamate amidohydrolase, which yields MRLPFFATIPHSGEKVPEACTWLQSLDEKILMCDVDRYIDRLYEPTLAELKLPYVKTDWHRYAADLNRIPEDIDQSSVVGAKLPPGANARGFHWVITTTEVNLMPQPMPLKLHEEMVQLVYEPFHQSVRNLYQEFQNEGAKHVYHLDLHSMPSLGTHQHRDPGERRADIVVSDCKGLSADPDFVDLVITSYVKAGFKVGYNWPYFGGRVSEQYGAPRDGRHTVQVELNRGLYMDEETKHIRPDVFSPTQVKLANALKKVHEGLPRLLK from the coding sequence ATGCGTTTGCCGTTTTTCGCGACCATTCCGCACTCGGGCGAGAAAGTGCCCGAGGCCTGCACGTGGCTTCAATCTTTGGATGAAAAGATCCTGATGTGCGACGTCGATCGTTACATCGACCGCTTGTACGAGCCCACGCTCGCGGAGTTGAAGCTGCCGTACGTGAAAACGGACTGGCACCGTTACGCGGCGGATTTGAACCGCATTCCCGAGGACATCGATCAAAGCTCGGTCGTCGGCGCGAAACTTCCTCCGGGCGCGAACGCGCGGGGCTTTCACTGGGTCATCACGACGACCGAAGTGAATTTGATGCCGCAGCCCATGCCGCTCAAACTGCATGAAGAGATGGTTCAACTCGTTTATGAGCCTTTCCACCAAAGTGTGCGGAATCTCTATCAAGAATTCCAAAACGAAGGCGCGAAGCACGTTTATCATTTGGATCTGCACTCGATGCCGTCGCTGGGGACCCATCAGCACCGCGATCCCGGCGAGCGTCGTGCGGACATCGTGGTCAGCGACTGCAAGGGACTGAGCGCCGATCCGGACTTCGTGGATCTCGTGATCACCTCCTACGTCAAAGCGGGTTTCAAGGTCGGCTACAACTGGCCTTACTTCGGCGGTCGGGTCTCCGAACAGTACGGCGCACCACGCGACGGTCGGCATACGGTCCAGGTCGAACTCAACCGCGGGCTTTATATGGATGAGGAAACCAAACACATTCGCCCCGACGTGTTCTCGCCGACCCAGGTGAAATTGGCCAATGCGCTGAAAAAGGTCCACGAGGGGCTTCCGCGTCTCCTGAAATGA
- a CDS encoding DUF1501 domain-containing protein: MKRDISRRHFLSIFGKAAVFAPMGSVMYDTLLGQVLNRAAAATGNPALNPNLYLHMSFASAPPRWYFDLPLAPMGLHADTFAAGGFGTLYTGTGADPSVGYVTAPQKLGGETVQLPPLWNMAPAGQDFRKLLDHTLFIRGMDMEINSHQLSNARQVAPIVNGMSVSGMLADVSNLPIPSISGPEVESVRAFRTKKGLSYSRIDYTSNATVNPIVTLLKSFRGEHLGRATHNARNIALQHQALKEFDKYAEAHGITESALSNMYEAANTLVEGGIFNEANRWAAVQKKYADLCTAALNPALGSIAGLNDRAIPTIAGDARFRFAQTNQINTSDLRRMIDPSTRIAQMAENFAIAEMLLGRVTSTMTLQFSNMSNLLHDGGRFALTHDQHFVGAPVSVIATTLFYRAFLSCMSELVAYLKEAKMFDRTVIHMGSEFNRSPRIDASGSDHGVSGSGCSIISGMLAEGGIVGNIAVNKSTTSNYKGTWGIATDFDMEGMKRPIQVNDVALTLTSMLGVDNVVTNGRSVLQPKNGKWVLKKKEANNV; this comes from the coding sequence CCGATGGGCTCGGTGATGTACGATACGCTGCTCGGCCAGGTGCTGAACCGCGCCGCCGCGGCCACCGGAAATCCGGCGCTCAATCCGAATCTTTATCTGCATATGTCCTTCGCTTCGGCCCCGCCGCGCTGGTATTTCGATCTGCCGCTCGCGCCCATGGGTCTGCACGCCGACACCTTCGCGGCCGGCGGTTTCGGTACGCTCTACACCGGCACGGGCGCGGACCCGAGCGTCGGCTACGTGACTGCGCCGCAAAAGCTCGGGGGCGAGACCGTGCAGCTCCCCCCGCTTTGGAATATGGCGCCCGCGGGTCAGGACTTCCGCAAACTGCTGGACCATACGCTGTTCATCCGCGGCATGGACATGGAGATCAACAGTCACCAGCTGTCCAACGCCCGCCAGGTCGCGCCCATCGTGAACGGCATGAGCGTCTCGGGCATGCTCGCCGACGTTTCGAATCTGCCGATCCCTTCGATCTCGGGACCCGAGGTCGAATCCGTCCGTGCCTTCCGCACGAAAAAAGGTCTTTCGTATTCGCGCATCGACTACACCTCGAACGCGACCGTGAACCCGATCGTCACGCTGCTGAAATCCTTCCGCGGCGAGCACCTGGGGCGCGCGACCCACAACGCGCGCAACATCGCCTTGCAACACCAGGCGCTGAAAGAGTTCGACAAATACGCCGAAGCCCACGGCATCACCGAATCGGCCCTTTCCAATATGTACGAAGCCGCGAACACGCTGGTCGAAGGCGGCATCTTCAACGAGGCGAACCGCTGGGCCGCGGTTCAGAAGAAATACGCCGACCTGTGCACCGCCGCGCTGAACCCCGCGCTGGGCTCGATCGCGGGGTTGAACGACCGCGCGATCCCGACGATCGCCGGCGACGCGCGTTTCCGTTTCGCGCAAACCAATCAGATCAACACCTCGGACCTCCGCCGCATGATCGACCCTTCGACCCGCATCGCGCAGATGGCCGAAAATTTCGCCATCGCCGAGATGCTGCTCGGTCGCGTGACTTCGACGATGACCCTGCAGTTCAGCAATATGTCGAACCTTCTGCACGACGGTGGACGCTTCGCGCTCACGCACGATCAGCACTTCGTCGGCGCGCCGGTTTCGGTCATCGCGACGACGCTGTTTTACCGCGCGTTTCTGTCGTGCATGTCGGAGCTCGTCGCGTACCTCAAAGAAGCGAAGATGTTCGACCGCACGGTCATCCACATGGGCTCGGAGTTCAACCGCAGCCCCCGCATCGATGCTTCGGGCTCGGACCACGGCGTTTCGGGAAGCGGCTGCTCGATCATCTCGGGCATGCTCGCCGAAGGCGGCATCGTCGGCAACATCGCGGTCAACAAATCGACGACCTCGAATTACAAAGGCACTTGGGGAATCGCGACCGACTTCGACATGGAAGGCATGAAACGCCCGATCCAAGTCAACGACGTCGCGCTGACCCTGACCTCGATGCTGGGCGTGGACAACGTCGTCACCAATGGACGTTCCGTGCTGCAACCGAAAAACGGCAAATGGGTGCTCAAGAAAAAAGAGGCCAACAATGTCTAA
- a CDS encoding trypsin-like serine protease — MKTARAALFALVLPFALAACQGDVKVHDTKTDEPSAKLVRGKIDDRIFRSAVSLKIRIANVGTQVCSGTLIEKDLVLTAAHCVDGLISPLAGDEFSAYATARLLDYGEGRAFIAHPKYKDDPRRFDLALIRLELKSPADGQGVSDAIEILRAEFKNPARIARDWTPDAKQNLLLTGSGIKAGYLEAPFEPPVGEAGKFQGRTQIDRAGTLTSIFDFFKTSSFKEGDLMELSANESSPWLCAGDSGGGLYLENADETLTIAGVNSRAKIYNFQGKNLCMPSGMIITPLGPHWGWIEDATAKLRK; from the coding sequence ATGAAAACCGCGCGCGCCGCCCTCTTCGCCCTGGTTCTGCCTTTCGCTCTCGCCGCCTGCCAAGGCGACGTGAAGGTTCACGACACGAAAACCGACGAGCCCTCGGCGAAACTCGTGCGCGGCAAAATCGACGACCGCATCTTCCGCTCGGCGGTCAGCCTGAAAATCCGAATTGCCAACGTCGGCACGCAAGTCTGCTCGGGCACGCTCATCGAAAAAGATCTCGTCCTGACCGCCGCCCACTGCGTGGACGGCTTGATCTCGCCGCTCGCCGGGGACGAGTTCAGCGCCTACGCGACCGCGCGGCTTCTGGACTACGGCGAGGGACGCGCGTTCATCGCGCACCCGAAGTACAAAGACGATCCCCGCCGCTTCGACCTCGCGCTGATCCGCCTGGAACTCAAATCCCCCGCCGACGGCCAGGGCGTGAGCGACGCGATCGAAATCCTGCGCGCGGAATTCAAAAACCCCGCGCGCATCGCCCGCGACTGGACACCGGACGCGAAACAAAATCTGCTGCTGACCGGTTCGGGCATCAAAGCCGGCTATCTCGAAGCGCCGTTCGAACCGCCGGTGGGTGAAGCCGGAAAATTCCAAGGCCGCACGCAGATCGACCGCGCGGGCACGTTGACCTCGATCTTCGACTTTTTCAAAACTTCGAGCTTCAAAGAGGGCGACCTGATGGAGCTTTCGGCGAACGAAAGTTCACCCTGGCTGTGCGCGGGCGACTCGGGCGGCGGCCTGTACCTGGAGAACGCCGACGAGACGCTCACGATCGCGGGCGTGAACTCGCGCGCGAAGATCTACAACTTCCAGGGTAAAAATCTTTGCATGCCGTCGGGCATGATCATCACGCCGCTCGGCCCGCACTGGGGCTGGATCGAAGACGCGACCGCAAAGCTCCGGAAATAA
- a CDS encoding type II secretion system F family protein — translation MPVFEYKGLNRAGKNIRGAIDAENSRAARMRLKKDGIFVVDLKDKKKGAEGAGKKKSTISNTSVSIKEMALMTRQLAVLIRANIPLVDALGAVSEQVEVPALAEAVADCKNMVNEGMPLHKSLAKYPKMFDNIFVSMVEAGEMSGTLDVILIRLAEFKEAANELRTKVKSALTYPAIMLVATMGLLGFLFTYLVPKMQAIFDSDPELTMPWYTQMVFSISGLMVNYWYIFLIVGFGAYALFISWKNSATGRPQWDAIALRIPIFGDVNRLVAVARFTRTLSTLLNGGVPMLTALQIVRNVVDNDVIARAIDEARSNISEGEGISGPLKKSGQFPAIVIHMVSIGEKTGELESMLIQVADAFDFQVKAKIDAMTSLINPLILIIMGGTIAMIIFSVMMPMFEMTSRMG, via the coding sequence ATGCCCGTTTTTGAATACAAAGGCCTGAACCGAGCCGGCAAAAATATCCGCGGCGCGATCGACGCCGAAAACTCGCGCGCCGCACGGATGCGCCTGAAGAAGGACGGCATTTTCGTCGTCGACCTGAAGGACAAGAAAAAAGGCGCGGAAGGCGCGGGCAAAAAGAAAAGCACCATCTCCAACACCAGCGTCAGCATCAAAGAGATGGCGCTCATGACCCGCCAGCTGGCCGTCTTGATTCGCGCGAACATTCCGCTCGTCGACGCGCTCGGCGCCGTTTCCGAACAGGTGGAGGTCCCCGCCCTGGCCGAAGCCGTCGCGGACTGCAAAAACATGGTCAACGAAGGGATGCCGCTGCACAAGTCGCTGGCGAAGTATCCCAAGATGTTCGACAACATCTTCGTCTCGATGGTGGAAGCGGGCGAGATGTCGGGAACGCTCGACGTGATTTTGATTCGGTTGGCGGAGTTCAAAGAGGCCGCCAACGAACTGCGCACGAAAGTCAAAAGCGCCCTCACTTATCCGGCGATCATGCTGGTCGCGACCATGGGTCTTTTGGGCTTCCTGTTCACCTACCTCGTCCCCAAAATGCAGGCGATCTTCGATTCGGATCCCGAGCTCACCATGCCCTGGTATACGCAGATGGTCTTCTCGATCAGCGGACTCATGGTGAACTATTGGTACATCTTCCTGATCGTGGGCTTTGGCGCCTACGCGCTTTTCATCAGCTGGAAAAATTCGGCCACCGGTCGCCCCCAATGGGACGCCATCGCCCTCCGTATCCCGATTTTCGGCGACGTCAATCGCCTGGTCGCGGTCGCCCGCTTCACGCGCACCTTGTCGACGCTGCTGAACGGAGGCGTCCCGATGCTGACCGCGCTGCAGATCGTGCGTAACGTTGTCGATAACGACGTGATCGCCCGCGCCATCGACGAAGCCCGCAGCAATATCTCGGAAGGGGAAGGGATCTCGGGACCGCTCAAAAAGTCCGGCCAGTTCCCGGCCATCGTGATCCACATGGTCAGCATCGGCGAGAAAACGGGCGAGCTCGAATCGATGTTGATCCAGGTCGCCGACGCCTTCGACTTTCAGGTCAAAGCGAAGATTGATGCCATGACGAGCCTCATCAATCCTTTGATCCTGATCATCATGGGGGGCACCATCGCCATGATCATTTTCTCGGTCATGATGCCGATGTTTGAGATGACAAGCCGGATGGGATGA